GGATTGGAAGTAACAATTACCAATGACCAGAGTTTGCATACAAAGAACATTGTTGCAAACTTAGAAAATAGCATTATCATGGCGGTGTTACTGGTTGTGTTTGTGTTGATGCTTTTCCTTGGATTACGTAGTGCTATGTTTGTCGGTATTGCAATCCCGCTCTCTATGTTTTTAGGTATTGCAATTTTGAATGCCTTTGGTTATACACTGAATATGATTATCTTGTTTTCACTCATTCTTGCTTTAGGAATGTTGGTGGACAATAGTATTGTGGTGGTTGAAAACATCTATCGTTGGAGAACAGATTTAACCAAAAGCAATCGTAAAGCCTCTAAGTTTGGGGTGGGTGAAGTTGCAATTCCAATCATTGGAAGTACAGTAACTACCTTAGCTGCTTTTATTCCACTGTTGTTTTGGAAAGATATCATTGGAGAGTTCATGAAGTTATTACCCATAACTTTGATTATTGTGTTATCTGCTTCAGTTTTTGTAGCATTGGTTGTGAATCCGGTGATTACACAACGATTTATGAAAATTGAAAATGACAAAGCAAGCGCGCCAAAGAAGTTCTGGCTACGAACTATTGCTTTAATTGTCATTGGCATTTTGTTGAAAGTCGCTGCGACATCAATGGGTTATCAAGGTCTTTCTGTTTGGGGTGGGGTGTTCTTGTTTGCCGCCATGTTTAGTTTGTTTTATCGATTTGTCTTATTGCGCGTTATTGACTATTTCAAAGAAAAATTGATGGTAAAGGTTGAGAACGGATATTCTCACATTATTGATATTGCACTAAGTAAAAGAAACCCCGTTTGGATTTTTCTTGGAATCATTGTCTTGATGATTGTCAGTTATACCATTTTTGGACTGTCAAAACCCAGAGTCTTATTTTTCCCAGAAAACGAACCAAGGACAGTCAGTCTGTTTATTGACGCACCTTTAGGCACAGATATAGAGACAACCAATAAAATTACCCTTGAACTTGAGCAGAAAGTTCGCAAAGCGTTGGAAGGGAATATGAATATAGTAGAGGCAATTTTAGCTCAGGTAGGTGAAAAAACAGCAGACCCTTCTGATGGACCCCAAGCAGGTAGCTCGCCCAATAAAGCTCGTATTACGGTTTCTTTTATTGAAGCAGATAAACGTGTGTTTATTTCTAAGGTTTCTACTAAGTTTTTGATGGAGAAAATCAGAGAATCAGTGTCAAGCTATACTGCTGCAAGCGTTACTGTTGCCAAAGACAGACAAGGTCCTCCGGTAGGTAAACCAATTAATCTTGAAATAAAGGGGGAAGATTATAGCAAGTTGATTGTGTTAGTTGAAAAAGTAAAGAAAGTAATGGAAGATGCCGATGTGCCCGGTGTAGATAAACTAAAAACTGATTTAGAGTTAGATAAACCGGAATTGCTTATCCGTGTTAATCGCGATGCTGCAAGCAGATTTGGTATCTCAACCGGACAAATTGCAATGGCACTTCGTACTGCGTTATTGGGCAAAGAAGCATCTAAGTACAAAGAGGGAGAAGATGATTATCCCATTGAAGTAAGACTTAAAGATGAGTACCGATATAATTTAAGCAGTTTGCTTAATCTCAAAATTACTTTTAGAAATTTCAAAGGACAAATGGTACAAGTGCCTGTATCAACCGTTTGTTCTATTGAATATACAAGCTCCTACGGGACAATCAAACGCTTAGGAATGGAACGTGTTGTAACTATTTTTTCAGAAGTAAAAGATGGTTATAGTCCCACAGATATTGTAAATAAATACAAACAAATCTTAAAAACTATCCCGATGGAGACAGGTTTCTCATACAAGTTTACCGGTGAAATGGATAAACAAAATGAGTCTGCAAGCTTTATGATGCAAGCGATGATGTTTGCCGTATTCCTAATCTTCCTCATCATTGTTACTCAATTTAACTCGATTATTTACCCGTTGGTTATCATGGTAACTGTTGTGTTTAGTACAATAGGGGTGTTCTTAGGCTTCGGATTAGCGGGTATGGACTTTGTTATTCTAATGTGTGGTATCGGTATAATTTCACTTGCAGGTGTGGTTGTAAACAATGGTATTTTATTGATTGATTACACCAATCTGTTAAAGTCAAACAGGAAAGCGGAGTTGGGATTAAAGAAAGATGAACCTTTGCCGGTTTCTGAAGTGCCATCGATATTAGCACGTGCAGGTAAAACTCGTTTACGCCCGGTATTGTTGACCGCAATTACAACCATACTGGGTATTGTGCCTATGGCAATAGGAATGAACATAGATTTTGTTTCACTCCTTAACAATTTTGATCCTCAGTTCTTTATTGGAGGTGATAGTGCAAACTTCTGGGGACCCATGGCTTGGACTGTTATATTTGGATTAACATTTGCCACCTTCTTAACCTTGATTGCTGTACCGGTTATGGTATTGCTAGTGGACAAGATTGTAGCCAGACTTAAAAAATAGTAATTCTCTTGTCCTAAAATAGGTTTACACAAAAATGTGTAAAAATGGAAAAAGAAAGTAAAGTCATTGCTGGACTAAGCATATAAAAACAAATAACAGGATTTAATCTTTAACCTGTAATAATTTTTAGGAAGAGGCACTTAATGCCTGACGGATACAAACGGAATGAGTCCGCGAAGATTATTAATAGGTCTGTTATTACTGATTTCATGTAAATACCAGCGAGTTACAATCAGATAAAACAAAACAGGTCGTCAATTTTGACGACCTGTCCTGTTAGTAGCCCGCATGAATAAAGTGTCGAACCTTTTAAAGCATTTATTTTCTTACATTCACAATCAGTATCTACTCCTTTCAGTTAATAAGCACAAGTAGTCAGATTACCCTTATTCCCAAAACGCAGGGGAATAAGAGCTAAAAACCTTTTACTGCAAAGTCTTTCGGGTCTTTATCTTTTCTTTTTTTCTTCTCTTAAAAAGTTTGTAAAGGTATATATAAAGTGAACTATTGAATTGCAGATTGTAACGTACTGAAAACTATCCATTTACGCATCACACTCTAAACGAAAAAAGTGTGCTGAATAAAACTATCTGCTCACAGAAGATTTGGGCTATATATGCTCTCCCTGCAACCAATTCATTTTGTTCAAATCCATATAAAACAATGCAAAGCATTTCATTTTACTTCATTCTATATAAATCTATTCACAGGAGCATTCAACTCCAAAAATAGATTTTCAGCACGGCAAGCAGCATTGCCGCACTTCTTGAAAAACAGATAGTTCTGCGATTTAGCCTTTTCAGATGCGTTCTTAGCGTGAGATTGTTTCTTTCTATGCTGTTAGTGCCGAATTGCCTTACCCGATGAACGGCTTTTGCAATAAGGTATCGGTAGTTTTTAAGCCCATCGGTAAAAATGCTTTGGGCTTGGGCTAAATGCAATGTGTCCAAAACTATGTTGAGGGTTCTGTTGCTTCTTGACCCGACTGCAAAGCTTACTATCCGTCTGGTTGCTTTTTCTAAGGCATACACAATCCATATCTGTTGGCTTTTGGATTTGAGAAAGGTACGGATTTCATCTACTTCATAGCTTTTGTTTTTGGGAACAGGTGGCTGCCTGATGCTTTGAGATATGGCGACAATACGCCTTAGTAAGGTAGTGGGTGATATGTGCAGCACTCTTGCCGTGCTGCGGATGCCCATGCCTTCTTTGGTAAGGGTAATGATTTGGGAGTTGATATTTGGGATGTAGGCGTTGTAAGTGTAGCTTTCTACACGGGTTTTGCCACAGGACTTGCAAATATATCGTTGTTTACCCGCTTGGCTTTTTCCGTTTTTTACCATTGATTTTTCGCTATCACCACATTTGATACACGAGGTAGTATTTTTCACCATTTTTAAATGATTTAAGGTGGGTAAAAATAAAAGAACAACCCACAGGATTGTTCTTTTATCTCTTGTTAAGATTCAAATAGTGCTTGTTTTCAATTGTTTACGATTGCCGAAATATCAAATCAACATGTCTGAAACATTACCGGTTATTGGGCAAAACCTGAATGAAAGATATACTTACAGTAATATGTAGTATCTCCATTACTCCTCTTATCAAGGATTTTTAAGGAAAGGCTATCATTAATTACCTCTCCTTCTCCGTGCCTATATGTCCCATAGTTAGATTTTAACTCATATGTAATATGATTTCCATCTAAGTGATAATAACCGTAGACATCATTAAAAGGCCAATAACTTTCTTTTATTATTTCAGGTGTTCCTTTGGTAATCTTATAATTGACCTTTCCGTCATTATAAAATCTTAAATAGGAATAATAAGATTCCCCGCTTTTTTTATCTATATAATTATAATAATAAAATCCATCTGTCTTTAACGCTGCGTTTACTTGCAATTTAAAATCCTTAGAATAGTATTTGTATGACGCAGGTTTAGGATGAGTGCCTATCATTAGCCAAGAACAGCCATTTAAAAGCATTGCTAATGCTATAAATGACAATATTTTAATATTAATCGTCATTGATGCTATTGCTTTTTAAATAGTGGACTAGTATAATTTAATTTAAAACCAGGTTTAAACCCTGATGTTCCTGTGTTTTTAAATATTGGGTACAAATTTCCATCTTTGTGAGCAACATGATTTTGCCAAAAGCCCTGTGTCCAATTACCTCTACTTGTCAATCCCCCACCTAAAACACCAGAGTTTGTTTGCATTTGAAAATTTAACGAAGACTCTTGAAAATAATTAACATTACTATTAGATGTAACATACGATTTACCATCAAGAGAGGTTTCTCTATTGTGCACATCTCCTCCAATAAAATTAGGTTGTGGCGTTACAATTTGAAAACTATATCCTGCTTGCCAGGTATTAGCTCCAAAGTTAGTGTAGGTTGCATGACCATTTGCCCCGTCATAACCATCTCTTCCATCTCCCCACATATCATTTAAGTGAGAAACTAGTAAGCTACCAGACTTCCAATCTCCCCTTAAATAAGGTCCGCCTATTCTTTGATTGATATTCTCCCCACTTACATTACTTCCAAATTGAAATGTTTGATTCCATCCAATTGTTCCACTGGACGAGGTAGAACCAACA
The sequence above is drawn from the Bacteroidia bacterium genome and encodes:
- a CDS encoding efflux RND transporter permease subunit encodes the protein MSKKKIKLKEFFPSNLALKNSTSVYLMVILLAIVGTVSYITMPKESFPELKQPTIYINTPYFGNSPADIENLVTRPIEKQLKSLKGVNKLKSYSKQDFSIIIVEFDLDIAADKALQDTKDAVDKAKSDLPNDLDAEPNIFELDFSEFPIMNVNIYGNLPDNEMKENAEYLQDEIEGLPEISEAPISGLLDNEVKVSVDMFKMEALLVSFHDIENAIKNENISMSGGEVKTITGQGAGRRSLRVEGEFKNWREIGNIIVKHENQEIVYLKDIADISFGAVEPTSFARLNGQKVLTLDIKKRSGQNLIAAADKIKDLVAKAKEKKFPDGLEVTITNDQSLHTKNIVANLENSIIMAVLLVVFVLMLFLGLRSAMFVGIAIPLSMFLGIAILNAFGYTLNMIILFSLILALGMLVDNSIVVVENIYRWRTDLTKSNRKASKFGVGEVAIPIIGSTVTTLAAFIPLLFWKDIIGEFMKLLPITLIIVLSASVFVALVVNPVITQRFMKIENDKASAPKKFWLRTIALIVIGILLKVAATSMGYQGLSVWGGVFLFAAMFSLFYRFVLLRVIDYFKEKLMVKVENGYSHIIDIALSKRNPVWIFLGIIVLMIVSYTIFGLSKPRVLFFPENEPRTVSLFIDAPLGTDIETTNKITLELEQKVRKALEGNMNIVEAILAQVGEKTADPSDGPQAGSSPNKARITVSFIEADKRVFISKVSTKFLMEKIRESVSSYTAASVTVAKDRQGPPVGKPINLEIKGEDYSKLIVLVEKVKKVMEDADVPGVDKLKTDLELDKPELLIRVNRDAASRFGISTGQIAMALRTALLGKEASKYKEGEDDYPIEVRLKDEYRYNLSSLLNLKITFRNFKGQMVQVPVSTVCSIEYTSSYGTIKRLGMERVVTIFSEVKDGYSPTDIVNKYKQILKTIPMETGFSYKFTGEMDKQNESASFMMQAMMFAVFLIFLIIVTQFNSIIYPLVIMVTVVFSTIGVFLGFGLAGMDFVILMCGIGIISLAGVVVNNGILLIDYTNLLKSNRKAELGLKKDEPLPVSEVPSILARAGKTRLRPVLLTAITTILGIVPMAIGMNIDFVSLLNNFDPQFFIGGDSANFWGPMAWTVIFGLTFATFLTLIAVPVMVLLVDKIVARLKK
- a CDS encoding IS1 family transposase produces the protein MVKNTTSCIKCGDSEKSMVKNGKSQAGKQRYICKSCGKTRVESYTYNAYIPNINSQIITLTKEGMGIRSTARVLHISPTTLLRRIVAISQSIRQPPVPKNKSYEVDEIRTFLKSKSQQIWIVYALEKATRRIVSFAVGSRSNRTLNIVLDTLHLAQAQSIFTDGLKNYRYLIAKAVHRVRQFGTNSIERNNLTLRTHLKRLNRRTICFSRSAAMLLAVLKIYFWS